The DNA region AAGTATGTTTTCAACGTCCTCACCGACATAACCTGCTTCGGTTAATGTAGTTGCATCGGCGATAGCAAATGGAACGTTTAACATCTTTGCAAGTGTTTGAGCAAGAAGAGTCTTTCCTGAACCAGTAGGTCCAAGTAGTAATATATTGCTCTTTTGAAGTTCAACATCATCTTTTCTTCCCTTTGGAGCATTTATTCTTTTGTAGTGATTATACACGGCAACAGCAAGGGCCTTTTTGGCTTCATGTTGTCCTATTACATATTGGTCAAGGTATTCCTTAATCTGCTGCGGTTTTGGCAGGTCGTTTGATTCGTAATCATAATCAAATTCAAGTTCTTCGGTTATTATCTCAGAACACAATTCAATACATTCATCACAAATATATACTCCCGGACCTGCGATAAGCCTCTTTACTTGTTCCTGAGCCTTACCACAAAAGGAACATTTTAACTTTTTTTCATCAATTTTTGCCATCAAAACACCCCGCAACTATTTATTAATCTTCTTTGTTATTACATCGTCTATTAGTCCATATTCTTTAGCTTCAATTGCTGACATGAAGTTATCTCTGTCTGTATCCTTTTCAATTCTCTCTATTGGCTGACCTGTCTTTTCGCTCAATATTTCATTCAATCTCTTCTTTAATTTTAATATATGTTCAGCCTGAATTGCAATATCCGTTGCCTGACCTTTAGCTCCTCCGAGAGGCTGGTGTATCATTATTTCGCTGTTTGGAAGTGCAAATCTTTTTCCCTTTGCTCCTGCAGCTAATAATACTGCTGCCATTGAAGCTGCCATACCAACGCATATCGTTGAAACATCTGGCTTTATATACTGCATAGTATCATATATCGCAAGACCTGAAGAGATTACCCCACCTGGGCTGTTTATATATAAATAGATATCCTTATCTGGATCTTCTGATTCTAAAAAAAGAAGCTGTGCAATCACAAGATTTGCTGTCTGGTCGTTTATCTCATCCCCTAAGAATATTATTCTCTCTTTTAAGAGCCTTGAATAAATATCATAGGACCTTTCTCCTCTACTTGTTTGCTCAACAACAATTGGAACCAAACTCATTTTATCCCCTCCTGAATTTAATTTAAAGCAATTGCATAATGCAATTGCTTTATTTATTAGCCTATTATATTGCTTTTCTTTACAACAAGGTCGATAACCTTGTTATTAACTATTTCTTCAGCAATAAGTGTTCTTTGTGATTCCAATATAGCACTCTTCATCTTTTCAACGTCCTTAGTTCCATATCTCTTTGCTATTTCTTCAGCTCTTTCGTTTATTTCTTCCTCTGTTGCAGTTATGTTTTCAGCCTTTGCAATTGCTTCTAATACAAGACCGGTCTTAACTCTGCTTGTAGCCATTTCCTTTAAGTCACTTCTTAAATGGTCCATCGTTATTCCCATCATTTGAGTATACTGGTCTATGTTAAGACCTTGATATCTTAATCTATAGTCCATATCCTTAATCATGTAATCTATTTCTTGATTAACCATAGCTTCAGGAATTTCGACCTCTGATGATTCAACAACCTTAGCTATAACTTGGTCTTCAAATTCTCTTTTTGCTCTTTCACCGTTTTGTTCTTCAAGCTTCTTTCTTAAATCAGCCTTTAATTCATCAAGTGTATCAAATTCTGATACTTCCTTTGCAAATTCGTCATCTACAACTGGATATTCTTTTGCTTTAATTTCATGAACAGTAACCTTAAATAATGCTGGTTTTCCCTTTAATTCTTCTGCATGATAATCTTCTGGGAAAGTAACATTTACATCAACTGTTTCACCAGTTTTTGCACCAACTAGCTGGTCTTCAAATCCTGGAATAAATGTTCCTGAACCTATTACAAGTTCATAGTTTTCTCCCTTTCCACCTTCAAATGGTGTTCCATCTATAAATCCTTCAAAGTCGATAACTGCAGTATCTCCTTTTTCTATTGTTCCATTTTCTTTAGTTATAATTCTAGCATTTTTTTCCTTCAACATATTTATTTCAGACTCAACATCTTCGTCAGTAACAAGGTAGCTTATTTTTGAAGCTTCAACTCCCTTGTATTGTCCAAGCTTAACTTCTGGCTTAACTGTAACCTTTGCACTGTATATTAAGTCGATATCCTTTCCAATTTGGATTACATCAAGCTCTGGATAATCTACAGGTGTTATGTTGTTTTCTTCAATCGCTTTTGGATATGTTTCTTCTACTGCAAAATTTATAGCATCTTCATAAAAAACGCCTTCACCGTAGTATTTTTCAATTACGGACATTGGTGCCTTACCCTTTCTGAATCCTGGAACGCTAAACCTTGCAGCATTCTTTTCATATGACTTTTTCATAGCAGCCTTAAAAGTTTCAGCAGGAACAGTAACCTCAATCTTTACTACATTGTTTTCTATTTTTTCTACTTTTGTGTTCATCAAAAATCCTCCATTCTATATATTCAATTATTTTTTACAATTTTAAACACACAACTATCATATCATACATATTTTAACCATTCAAGTGTTATAAATCAATGGATATCATTAATAATTATATCCATTTTAGCATTTTTTTCAAACATCATTTTAGCAATTCAATATTCTGCCCATCCATAGCAAATATTATCGTTCCACTTTCATCCGTCCTTAGAATATTTATTCCTAATGAATTTAAAATTTCTAAAGTTTCTTTATGAGGATGCCCATAATCGTTATCCCTACCGCATGATATCACAGCATACTTAGGGCTTACCTTTTTGATAAAACTTTTCCCTGTTGAAGATACGCTTCCATGATGACCTATTTTTATTATGTCTGCCTTTACATCGTATTTTTTTATTATTTCACCTTCTGATAACTTTTCTGCATCACCCATTAGCAGCATCGTATTGTTGTTATAGGTAACCTTCAATACTGCACTATAGTTGTTTAAATCCTCGTATCTATCTTTGTTTGGAGCTAAAAAATCAAACCTTACTCCATCAACTTCAAAACTCTGACCTGCCTTAGCAGTCGTAATCTTTAGGTTCTTAGACTTAATCGCCTCCATAAGCTTCTCAAAAGTTTTAGTATTTGCAGTTACCTTTGGCATGTATACCTTTTTGACATCATAATTATTAATTACATAATCAATATTTCCAATATGATCCTCGTGAGGATGAGTAGCAATGACATAATCTATTTTAAAAATATCATTTTTATCCAAAAAATCGATAAATTTCCCTTCTTCCTTTTCAGAACCTGCATCTATTAGCACAAAGTTTTCATTAGGCGTTCTGATAAGGAGCCCATCCCCCTGACCAACGTCAATTGTATAAAAAATAAGTTTCCCTCTAAGGTCAACTTTTATTATATTTGTATCGATTTGATTACAGGATATGGTTCCTAATAAAATTAATAAAACCAAAAATAATTTTAAAAATTTTTTCATTTTTACCTCCAAATTTTTTTCCTTTCATGTATAAATTTTTAACTGATGGATAAAATACTCATTAGGTGCATTAAATAAAAGGCAATCCCATTCCTGTTTTGTTCCTGTTTCCTGTTTCAGTGCTGCCGCCTCATCTTGTTTAAGGGGTTGCCTTTTTAACCTTCATAATTAGAACAAGCCTTATATTTATCAGTTGTAACACTAAATTTATTGCATAATTGCTCCCCATCAAAGTATTTACAACTTGCACAATACAGATATTTAATGTTGTCATATGGATAATCTTGAATTTTATAATAGTAGCTTAAGAGGCTGTCAAAATACTTATATGGATTGTTCTTGAGCTTAGCTATATCATCATTCATATTTAATCCTGACTTTATCAAAATTGCTTGTTTTATAAAATTTATTGCCTTATATATATCCTTTCTTTTTTGTTCAACCCCTAAGATTTCAAAACAATTATAGGTGCATCTATCATTTAATATTTTTTCTCCCGTAATTATCTCAGCATTTTTAAAAAGTTCATATCTATTAAATAGTATTCTATCTATCATACTCTGAAATCTTTTTTCATCATAAAGGAGCATATATATTTGTGCCTTTAAATACCATAGCTGTTCAATCCATGATACATGGTATACTCCAAGTTCATCCCCCAACAAGACATCCCTTGACCAGTTTTTCTCTGCCCTTTCTATAAAATTCATAGCTTTGTCTAAATTTCCTTCTTCAATATATTCTTGGGCCAACACGTAAAGGTTCCATATCAGTAAATTTCTTTCCAACAAGTTTTCTGTATCATCCTCAATTGAACTAATTATTTCAAGCGACATATTTATTCCTTCGTGTCTTATCCCAAATGTCCTGTGGAATCCTGCAACGATTGATGATAATAGAAAATTTCTAAAATTTTTCTTGTAATTTTCGATTATATTAGGTGATGCTATCCTTTCTATATCGTCCGTATCGTGATATCTTAGCATATAATCACCACAAAGATTGCTTAATATAATTATATGATACAAACCATTTATTGATAATGGAATTTTAGGAGAACTGTGCAATTTATTTGCTTAATTTGTTCGAGCCGATGCTTAATTTATAAATTGCATTACCCACCTTAATCTTTAAATTTGTTCCTTCGTATCCCATATATTCAATAAGCTCTAGTTTGTCCGTTCCAAGGGTGCCTATTCTTTTAGTTTCTTTTTTATTTAAATCATAAGACCATAGATAAAATTCAGCAGTGCTTTTAAAATATGGAAGCTGAGAAATATATATTACTCTGTTATCATTGGTTATGAACGGTTTAGCAGCCCATATATACTCCGGCTTATATTTTAATATGTCCTTTCTATATAAGTTTTTGTTTAAACTTTTTGACCTGTAATAATCCTGCGATATTTCAGCAATATTTCCATTAACATCACACATTAGTATTTGTCCAGCCTTTATATCATCAAATACAATAAAATCTTTGCTTTTGTCAATTACGTAATTTGTCCTTTCAGATGTATCATTTAATTTAAATATTTTATTCGTTGAAGCGTCGATTAATATTTCGATTATCTTGCCGTCCGCCTTTGTATATTCAACTTTTTTATATTCAACCCTATCTTCAGGAACTGTTTGATTTGATGGTTGGTTAGAATTGTTTTCCTGCTTTTTTTCTTCGGCCTTCTTTTCAATCTTAGGAAAGTTAAAGCTTATTTTAGGAATTTTAATATTTATATTCATCAATGCAAAAATTCTATCTCCAAAGAAATAAAATATACTTATAATCAAAAGAATAAACAACATTAAATTTACTCTTCTTCTTCTCATTATTTTATAATAATCCCTGCTGAATCTGCTTGGTTTCAAATCCTAACACCTCCAAACTATGTCTACATTTAGATTATACATTATTGAGTCTTTTTATTAAAGTAAAAAAAACTTAATCTTTAGTGCCAGGCACTTAAGATTAAGTTTTTTGGTGGACCATCGGGGACTCGAACCCAGGACACCCTGATTAAGAGTCAGGTGCTCTACCAACTGAGCTAATGGTCCATGTATATAAATTTTTATTTACTGGTGCGCCCAGTAGGATTCGAACCTACGACCTCCAGATTCGAAGTCTGTAACTCTATCCAGCTGAGCTATGGGCGCTAATCACAATTTTATGCATCTGTAAATCGCCCATTTTAAATAAATGGTGGGCCATCGGGGACTCGAACCCAGGACACCCTGATTAAGAGTCAGGTGCTCTACCAACTGAGCTAATGGCCCATGCATCATTAATGGTGCGCCCTAAGGGATTCGAACCCCTGGCACACGGCTTAGAAGGCCGTTGCTCTATCCAGCTGAGCTAAGGGCGCTCAATTTGGAGCGGGTGATGGGAATCGAACCCACGTAACCAGCTTGGAAGGCTGGGGCTCTACCATTGAGCTACACCCGCAAATTAATGGAGCGGGAAACGGGACTCGAACCCGCGACTTTCACCTTGGCAAGGTGACGCTCTACCAACTGAGCTATTCCCGCAAGTGGTGCGGGCAGAGGGACTTGAACCCCCACGCCGTAGGCGCTAGATCCTAAGTCTAGTGCGTCTGCCAATTCCGCCATGCCCGCATGTAAACTTCTATATTTATTTTTGGTGAGCCACCGGGGAATCGAACCCCGGACACCAAGATTAAAAGTCTTGTGCTCTGCCGACTGAGCTAGTGGCTCTAATTTGGCTGGGCAGGCAGGACTCGAACCTACGCATGCGGGAGTCAAAGTCCCGTGCCTTACCGACTTGGCGACTGCCCAACGTTTATGGGGTGGATAGTGGGACTCGAACCCACGGCCTCCAGAGCCACAATCTGGCGCTCTAACCAACTGAACTATATCCACCATATGGTGCGCCCTAAGGGATTCGAACCCCTGGCACACGGCTTAGAAGGCCGTTGCTCTATCCAGCTGAGCTAAGGGCGCTCAATTTGGAGCGGGTGATGGGAATCGAACCCACGTAACCAGCTTGGAAGGCTGGGGCTCTACCATTGAGCTACACCCGCAAGTAACAGCATAATCTATTATATCAGCTATTTTGACTTTGTCAAGCGGTTTTTATTTAATGGTCGGGGTGACAGGGATTGAACCTGCGACCTCATGGTCCCAAACCACGCGCGCTCCCATCTGCGCCACACCCCGATTCATTATGCCGTCCGCCTGACGACATAATAGAGTATACAACAGATTGAGTTGTGTGTCAATACTTTTTATCAAAATTTTTTTATGTAAATTTAATATTCAAATCTAATAGGCTCTATATCTACTTCCCCATTGTCTAGAATTGTCATCTTTATGCAGCCCGGATTTCTATCCCTTGGAAGTGATGTGCTGCCCGGGTTTATGAATAATATGTTGTTTATCCATTCTATATGTTGAACGTGAGTGTGTCCATATAGAACAACATCGGCTTCAAGTTCTGCAGCTCTATAATATAGCCTATCTAGCCCAAAATAGACATTGTATTTATGGCCGTGGGTTAATAGTATTTTCTTACCCTTTAGAACTATTAACTTTTCACTTTCGCCTTCTCTTAAAAAATCGTTATTCCCTAATACCGCTTCATAATCTAAATTATATTTGGTATTTATCTTTATCAAATCCTCTTTGCAGTCCCCAAGGTGAATTAACAAATCAATATCGCCCATTAGTTTAATTGCTTTATCCAGCATAAACAAATTTTTATGCGTATCACTAACAATTCCTATCCTCAATGTCCTTCCCCCTGATTACCTTTTCCTCAAATATTCTAATAAAATTATCAAGTGCTCTTTTCCTATGGCTTATTTTATTTTTTTCCTCGGATGATAGCTCTGCAAATGTTTTGTTTAATTCTGGATATATAAACAGTGGGTCATATCCAAAACCATTGCTGCCCTTTTCTTCAAATGCTATTTTGCCTAAAACCTCTCCCCTTGCAGTAAATTTTTCGCCCTCAGGTGATACGAACGCAATTACAGTAACAAATCTTGCACTTCTCTCCTCCTCAGGAATATTTGAGAGCTCTTTTAATAGTTTTTCATTATTCTTTTTATAATTTCCATGCTCTCCGCTATACCTTGCAGAATAAACTCCAGGCTCTCCGTTTAATGCAAAAACTTCTAATCCAGAATCATCTGCGATCACAGGTAGGTTCGTAATTTTGCAAATTTCAACTGCCTTTTTCATTGCATTCTCCTCGAATGTCCTTCCATCCTCCTCAACTTCAACATCTATTCCTGCTTCTTCTAATGACAATACATCTATATTAAATTGCTTTAGAATTACCTTAATTTCATCAACCTTGTGTTTGTTATTGCTGGCTAAAATCAACCTGTCCATTTTCATCAATTATTTCCTCCTCGCCTATTCTTGCTGCTCCTTCTTTAAGTGTATTCCTTTGTAAGTTTATAAGCTCCTTTATTCCCTTTTCAGCAGCCTCAATTAATTCAAACATTTGTTCCTTTGTAAACGGTGAATCCTCACCCGTTCCCTGAATCTCAACAAATTCTCCCTTGTCTGTCATAACAACGTTCATGTCTACCTTGGCATTCGAATCCTCCTGGTAGCATAAATCAAGCAAAATCTCATCATCTACTATTCCAACGCTAACGGCAGCAACAAAGCTTCTTATTGGATAAACTGCAAACTTTTCCTGTGCATCAATCTTGTTTATGGCATCCACAAGAGCAATAAATGCGCCAGTTATTGAGGCTGTTCTTGTCCCTCCATCTGCCTGTATGACATCGCAATCAATCCATATTGTTTTTTCTCCAAGTTTTGTAAGGTCAACAATAGACCTTAAAGCTCTCCCTATAAGCCTTTGAATCTCTGCTGTTCTTCCGTCTATTTTTCCCTTTGCTGCCTCCCTTGGTTTTCTATCGTTTGTTGACCTTGGCAGCATGCCATATTCGCAGGTTATCCATCCTTCTCCTGTTCCCTTTAAAAACGGCGGAACCTTATCGTCGATTGATGCAGTGCAAATGACCTTTGTATCACCAAATTCTATTAAAACTGAGCCCTCTGCGTGTTTTATGTAGTTTCTTGTAATTTTAATTGGTCTTAAGATTAAATTTTCCCTACCATCAATTCTCATAGTCATCCTCCTCAAAAATTAACTTTGTATATTTCATCCGACTGTG from Caloramator mitchellensis includes:
- the clpP gene encoding ATP-dependent Clp endopeptidase proteolytic subunit ClpP gives rise to the protein MSLVPIVVEQTSRGERSYDIYSRLLKERIIFLGDEINDQTANLVIAQLLFLESEDPDKDIYLYINSPGGVISSGLAIYDTMQYIKPDVSTICVGMAASMAAVLLAAGAKGKRFALPNSEIMIHQPLGGAKGQATDIAIQAEHILKLKKRLNEILSEKTGQPIERIEKDTDRDNFMSAIEAKEYGLIDDVITKKINK
- the tig gene encoding trigger factor — translated: MNTKVEKIENNVVKIEVTVPAETFKAAMKKSYEKNAARFSVPGFRKGKAPMSVIEKYYGEGVFYEDAINFAVEETYPKAIEENNITPVDYPELDVIQIGKDIDLIYSAKVTVKPEVKLGQYKGVEASKISYLVTDEDVESEINMLKEKNARIITKENGTIEKGDTAVIDFEGFIDGTPFEGGKGENYELVIGSGTFIPGFEDQLVGAKTGETVDVNVTFPEDYHAEELKGKPALFKVTVHEIKAKEYPVVDDEFAKEVSEFDTLDELKADLRKKLEEQNGERAKREFEDQVIAKVVESSEVEIPEAMVNQEIDYMIKDMDYRLRYQGLNIDQYTQMMGITMDHLRSDLKEMATSRVKTGLVLEAIAKAENITATEEEINERAEEIAKRYGTKDVEKMKSAILESQRTLIAEEIVNNKVIDLVVKKSNIIG
- a CDS encoding ComEC/Rec2 family competence protein; this encodes MKKFLKLFLVLLILLGTISCNQIDTNIIKVDLRGKLIFYTIDVGQGDGLLIRTPNENFVLIDAGSEKEEGKFIDFLDKNDIFKIDYVIATHPHEDHIGNIDYVINNYDVKKVYMPKVTANTKTFEKLMEAIKSKNLKITTAKAGQSFEVDGVRFDFLAPNKDRYEDLNNYSAVLKVTYNNNTMLLMGDAEKLSEGEIIKKYDVKADIIKIGHHGSVSSTGKSFIKKVSPKYAVISCGRDNDYGHPHKETLEILNSLGINILRTDESGTIIFAMDGQNIELLK
- a CDS encoding metallophosphoesterase family protein gives rise to the protein MRIGIVSDTHKNLFMLDKAIKLMGDIDLLIHLGDCKEDLIKINTKYNLDYEAVLGNNDFLREGESEKLIVLKGKKILLTHGHKYNVYFGLDRLYYRAAELEADVVLYGHTHVQHIEWINNILFINPGSTSLPRDRNPGCIKMTILDNGEVDIEPIRFEY
- a CDS encoding XTP/dITP diphosphatase, translating into MDRLILASNNKHKVDEIKVILKQFNIDVLSLEEAGIDVEVEEDGRTFEENAMKKAVEICKITNLPVIADDSGLEVFALNGEPGVYSARYSGEHGNYKKNNEKLLKELSNIPEEERSARFVTVIAFVSPEGEKFTARGEVLGKIAFEEKGSNGFGYDPLFIYPELNKTFAELSSEEKNKISHRKRALDNFIRIFEEKVIRGKDIEDRNC
- the rph gene encoding ribonuclease PH, producing the protein MRIDGRENLILRPIKITRNYIKHAEGSVLIEFGDTKVICTASIDDKVPPFLKGTGEGWITCEYGMLPRSTNDRKPREAAKGKIDGRTAEIQRLIGRALRSIVDLTKLGEKTIWIDCDVIQADGGTRTASITGAFIALVDAINKIDAQEKFAVYPIRSFVAAVSVGIVDDEILLDLCYQEDSNAKVDMNVVMTDKGEFVEIQGTGEDSPFTKEQMFELIEAAEKGIKELINLQRNTLKEGAARIGEEEIIDENGQVDFSQQ